From one Nothobranchius furzeri strain GRZ-AD chromosome 2, NfurGRZ-RIMD1, whole genome shotgun sequence genomic stretch:
- the hmbox1b gene encoding homeobox-containing protein 1 isoform X2, producing the protein MSDFSEEPRFTIEQIDLLQRLRRTGMTKQEILHALDTLDRLDREHGDKFGRRTSSSSSSSSYLVGGANSCTNNSASNTTATFNNNTAASATTTSSASCNGSNSGEGGTADQSVAAAASSTASKISTATQTQFSTGGGLSPSPSYDTSPPPGPPPPSAILPSPVSLVALSQNGRDSLAATPNGKLSPPRYPVNSAAASRAFGFEAAEEDLDIDDKVEELMRRDSSLVKEEIKAFLGNRRISQAVVAQVTGISQSRISHWLLQHGSDLSEQKKRAFYRWYILEKTTPGATLNMRPAPLPLEEMEWRQTPPPLSTAPGTFRLRRGSRFTWRKECLAVMESYFNDNQYPDEAKREEIANACNAVIQKPGKKLSDLERVTSLKVYNWFANRRKEIKRRANIATILESHGIDVQSPGAHSNSDDIDGNDFSEQACDLPYFDKRPLSRPFGLYRLEPTSPTQDDGAAHSEHQDPISLAVEMAAVNHTILALSRTGGVPNDIKTESLEDE; encoded by the exons ATGTCTGACTTCAGCGAGGAGCCGCGCTTCACCATCGAGCAGATTGATCTGCTGCAGCGGCTGCGGCGCACCGGCATGACCAAGCAGGAGATCCTGCATGCGCTCGACACTCTGGACCGGCTGGACCGGGAGCACGGCGACAAGTTTGGCCGCCgcacctcttcttcctcctcctcctcctcctacctagTAGGCGGGGcaaacagctgcaccaacaactctGCCTCCAACACAACCGCCACGTTCAACAATAACACCGCTGCCTCGGCAACCACCACCTCTTCTGCATCGTGTAACGGTAGCAACAGCGGCGAAGGCGGCACCGCGGATCAGTCCGTTGCCGCCGCCGCCTCTTCCACGGCCTCTAAAATCTCTACAGCCACGCAAACTCAGTTTAGTACTGGAGGGGGACTTTCTCCGTCTCCCAGCTATGACACCTCCCCCCCTCCAGGGCCGCCGCCGCCCTCCGCCATCCTGCCGTCACCGGTGTCTCTGGTGGCGCTGTCTCAGAACGGCCGTGACAGCCTGGCTGCCACGCCCAACGGGAAGCTGTCCCCTCCTCGGTATCCGGTGAACAGCGCCGCAGCGTCCCGAGCGTTCGGGTTTGAAGCTGCAGAAGAAGACCTGGACATCGACGATAAGGTGGAGGAGCTGATGAG aagggACAGCAGTCTGGTGAAAGAAGAGATCAAAGCTTTCTTGGGGAACAGGAGGATTTCTCAGGCTGTGGTGGCACAAGTGACTG GCATCAGTCAGAGCAGGATCTCCCACTGGCTGCTGCAGCACGGCTCCGACCTGAGCGAGCAGAAGAAGAGAGCCTTCTACCGCTGGTACATCCTGGAGAAAACCACCCCAG GTGCGACTCTGAACATGCGTCCGGCTCCGCTGCCTCTGGAGGAGATGGAGTGGAGGCAAACCCCGCCGCCCCTCAGCACGGCTCCCGGAACCTTCCGGCTGCGGCGCGGGAGCCGCTTCACGTGGAGGAAGGAGTGTCTGGCTGTGATGGAGAG CTACTTTAATGACAACCAGTACCCAGATGAGGCCAAAAGGGAGGAGATAGCAAACGCCTGCAACGCCGTTATCCAGAAACCAG GGAAGAAGCTGTCGGACCTGGAGCGGGTCACCTCTCTGAAGGTCTACAACTGGTTTGCTAACCGGCGCAAAGAGATCAAGAGACGGGCCAACATTG CCACAATCCTGGAAAGTCATGGGATTGACGTCCAGAGTCCGGGGGCACACTCCAACAGCGATGACATCGACGGGAACGACTTCTCAGAGCAG GCCTGTGACCTGCCGTACTTTGACAAGAGACCTCTGAGCCGACCGTTTGGCCTTTACCGCCTGGAGCCCACCTCACCCACACAG GATGACGGCGCCGCTCACAGCGAGCACCAGGACCCCATCTCTCTGGCTGTGGAGATGGCTGCAGTCAACCACACCATCCTGGCCCTGTCCAGGACCGGGGGGGTCCCCAACGACATCAAGACCGAGTCCCTGGAGGACGAATGA
- the hmbox1b gene encoding homeobox-containing protein 1 isoform X1 produces the protein MSDFSEEPRFTIEQIDLLQRLRRTGMTKQEILHALDTLDRLDREHGDKFGRRTSSSSSSSSYLVGGANSCTNNSASNTTATFNNNTAASATTTSSASCNGSNSGEGGTADQSVAAAASSTASKISTATQTQFSTGGGLSPSPSYDTSPPPGPPPPSAILPSPVSLVALSQNGRDSLAATPNGKLSPPRYPVNSAAASRAFGFEAAEEDLDIDDKVEELMRRDSSLVKEEIKAFLGNRRISQAVVAQVTGISQSRISHWLLQHGSDLSEQKKRAFYRWYILEKTTPGATLNMRPAPLPLEEMEWRQTPPPLSTAPGTFRLRRGSRFTWRKECLAVMESYFNDNQYPDEAKREEIANACNAVIQKPGKKLSDLERVTSLKVYNWFANRRKEIKRRANIEATILESHGIDVQSPGAHSNSDDIDGNDFSEQACDLPYFDKRPLSRPFGLYRLEPTSPTQDDGAAHSEHQDPISLAVEMAAVNHTILALSRTGGVPNDIKTESLEDE, from the exons ATGTCTGACTTCAGCGAGGAGCCGCGCTTCACCATCGAGCAGATTGATCTGCTGCAGCGGCTGCGGCGCACCGGCATGACCAAGCAGGAGATCCTGCATGCGCTCGACACTCTGGACCGGCTGGACCGGGAGCACGGCGACAAGTTTGGCCGCCgcacctcttcttcctcctcctcctcctcctacctagTAGGCGGGGcaaacagctgcaccaacaactctGCCTCCAACACAACCGCCACGTTCAACAATAACACCGCTGCCTCGGCAACCACCACCTCTTCTGCATCGTGTAACGGTAGCAACAGCGGCGAAGGCGGCACCGCGGATCAGTCCGTTGCCGCCGCCGCCTCTTCCACGGCCTCTAAAATCTCTACAGCCACGCAAACTCAGTTTAGTACTGGAGGGGGACTTTCTCCGTCTCCCAGCTATGACACCTCCCCCCCTCCAGGGCCGCCGCCGCCCTCCGCCATCCTGCCGTCACCGGTGTCTCTGGTGGCGCTGTCTCAGAACGGCCGTGACAGCCTGGCTGCCACGCCCAACGGGAAGCTGTCCCCTCCTCGGTATCCGGTGAACAGCGCCGCAGCGTCCCGAGCGTTCGGGTTTGAAGCTGCAGAAGAAGACCTGGACATCGACGATAAGGTGGAGGAGCTGATGAG aagggACAGCAGTCTGGTGAAAGAAGAGATCAAAGCTTTCTTGGGGAACAGGAGGATTTCTCAGGCTGTGGTGGCACAAGTGACTG GCATCAGTCAGAGCAGGATCTCCCACTGGCTGCTGCAGCACGGCTCCGACCTGAGCGAGCAGAAGAAGAGAGCCTTCTACCGCTGGTACATCCTGGAGAAAACCACCCCAG GTGCGACTCTGAACATGCGTCCGGCTCCGCTGCCTCTGGAGGAGATGGAGTGGAGGCAAACCCCGCCGCCCCTCAGCACGGCTCCCGGAACCTTCCGGCTGCGGCGCGGGAGCCGCTTCACGTGGAGGAAGGAGTGTCTGGCTGTGATGGAGAG CTACTTTAATGACAACCAGTACCCAGATGAGGCCAAAAGGGAGGAGATAGCAAACGCCTGCAACGCCGTTATCCAGAAACCAG GGAAGAAGCTGTCGGACCTGGAGCGGGTCACCTCTCTGAAGGTCTACAACTGGTTTGCTAACCGGCGCAAAGAGATCAAGAGACGGGCCAACATTG AAGCCACAATCCTGGAAAGTCATGGGATTGACGTCCAGAGTCCGGGGGCACACTCCAACAGCGATGACATCGACGGGAACGACTTCTCAGAGCAG GCCTGTGACCTGCCGTACTTTGACAAGAGACCTCTGAGCCGACCGTTTGGCCTTTACCGCCTGGAGCCCACCTCACCCACACAG GATGACGGCGCCGCTCACAGCGAGCACCAGGACCCCATCTCTCTGGCTGTGGAGATGGCTGCAGTCAACCACACCATCCTGGCCCTGTCCAGGACCGGGGGGGTCCCCAACGACATCAAGACCGAGTCCCTGGAGGACGAATGA